A genomic region of Microbacterium schleiferi contains the following coding sequences:
- a CDS encoding 5-methyltetrahydropteroyltriglutamate--homocysteine S-methyltransferase, whose translation MTDTQLPYRADIVGSFLRPAALAEARAARAAGEIDDAALRAVEDAEIDVLVAAEARNGLRLATDGEFRRSWWHFDFFGMLDGVEVVELDHGIQFQGVQTRPLGLQVSGPIGFSDTHPFLAHFRALAEATAATGATPKFTIPAPTVFDFRLEPAGIDPAAYADRDALVPDLVQAYRDAVQAFYDAGCRYLQFDDTAWAYLCSTEELEKAAARGIRTEGIGERYAAMLNTILEAKPADMTITTHVCRGNFRSTWISSGGYEPVAKHLLADTNYDGYFLEYDSDRAGGFEPLRFLPQGNKRVVLGLVTTKSGELEDPELLRTRIQEAAQFAPLEQLALSPQCGFASTEEGNLLTEDEQWAKIRLVVDTAATVWD comes from the coding sequence GTGACCGATACCCAGCTTCCGTACCGCGCCGACATCGTCGGCAGTTTCCTTCGACCGGCAGCCCTCGCCGAGGCCCGCGCCGCGCGCGCTGCGGGAGAGATCGACGATGCCGCCCTGCGCGCGGTGGAGGACGCCGAGATCGACGTGCTCGTGGCCGCCGAGGCCCGGAACGGACTACGCCTTGCCACCGACGGCGAGTTCCGGCGGTCGTGGTGGCACTTCGACTTCTTCGGGATGCTGGATGGTGTGGAGGTCGTCGAGCTCGACCACGGCATCCAGTTCCAGGGAGTGCAGACGCGGCCGCTCGGCCTGCAGGTGAGCGGCCCGATCGGCTTCAGCGACACCCATCCGTTCCTCGCCCACTTCCGCGCACTGGCCGAAGCGACTGCCGCCACCGGGGCGACGCCGAAGTTCACGATCCCTGCCCCCACCGTCTTCGATTTCCGCCTGGAGCCCGCCGGGATCGACCCGGCAGCCTACGCCGACCGGGATGCGCTTGTTCCCGACCTCGTGCAGGCCTACCGCGATGCGGTGCAGGCGTTCTACGACGCCGGATGCCGCTACCTGCAGTTCGACGACACCGCGTGGGCCTACCTCTGCTCGACCGAAGAACTCGAGAAGGCCGCCGCGCGCGGCATCCGGACCGAAGGAATTGGCGAGCGCTACGCGGCGATGCTGAACACGATCCTCGAGGCCAAGCCCGCCGACATGACGATCACCACCCACGTCTGCCGCGGGAACTTCCGCTCGACGTGGATTTCGTCCGGCGGCTATGAGCCGGTCGCGAAGCACCTGCTCGCCGACACGAACTATGACGGCTACTTCCTCGAGTACGACAGCGACCGGGCTGGCGGGTTCGAGCCGCTGCGTTTCCTCCCGCAGGGGAACAAGCGCGTGGTCCTCGGTCTGGTGACCACCAAGTCGGGCGAGCTCGAGGATCCCGAGCTGCTGCGCACCCGCATCCAGGAGGCTGCGCAGTTCGCGCCGCTGGAGCAGCTCGCTCTGAGCCCCCAGTGCGGCTTCGCCTCGACCGAGGAGGGCAACCTGCTCACCGAAGACGAGCAGTGGGCCAAGATCCGCCTCGTCGTCGACACTGCCGCGACCGTCTGGGATTGA
- a CDS encoding ABC transporter ATP-binding protein, with the protein MPEPVIRAHNLVKAYKIPGKDDFLAVNGLSFEVAPGESFGLLGPNGAGKSTTMKMIGAVSTRTSGELSILGLDPDQYGPEIRSRLGVVPQQDNLDGELNARENLFIYGRYFGLPGKVCAQKADELLAFAALEDKAKSKVDQLSGGMKRRLTIARGLINDPRILLLDEPTTGLDPQARHVLWDRLFRLKERGTTLVLTTHYMDEAEQLCDRLIVVDKGQIMAEGTPASLIREHSSREVLEVRFGSDRNEQVAPQLKGIGERVEVLPDRILVYAHDGEQALERVTAAGLQPLTSLVRRSSLEDVFLRLTGRSLIE; encoded by the coding sequence GTGCCAGAGCCCGTGATCCGCGCCCACAACCTCGTCAAGGCCTACAAGATTCCGGGTAAGGACGACTTCCTCGCGGTGAACGGACTGTCGTTCGAGGTGGCGCCGGGCGAATCGTTCGGACTTCTCGGACCGAACGGTGCGGGCAAGTCCACGACGATGAAGATGATCGGTGCGGTCTCGACGCGCACGAGCGGGGAGCTCAGCATCCTGGGCCTGGATCCCGACCAGTACGGTCCCGAGATTCGCTCGCGGCTGGGCGTCGTGCCCCAGCAAGACAACCTGGACGGCGAGCTCAACGCCCGCGAGAACCTCTTCATCTACGGCCGGTACTTCGGCCTGCCCGGAAAGGTGTGTGCCCAGAAGGCGGATGAGCTGCTCGCTTTTGCCGCGCTCGAAGATAAGGCCAAGAGCAAAGTCGACCAGCTTTCGGGCGGCATGAAGCGCCGGCTCACGATCGCCCGAGGACTGATCAACGATCCCCGCATCCTGCTGCTGGACGAACCGACGACGGGCCTCGACCCGCAGGCTCGCCACGTGCTGTGGGATCGACTGTTCCGCCTCAAGGAGCGTGGCACGACGCTCGTGTTGACGACGCACTACATGGATGAGGCCGAACAGCTGTGCGACCGGCTCATCGTGGTCGACAAAGGCCAGATCATGGCCGAGGGGACACCTGCCTCCCTCATCCGCGAGCACTCCAGTCGAGAGGTGCTCGAGGTGCGCTTCGGGTCGGATCGCAATGAGCAGGTGGCGCCGCAGCTCAAGGGGATCGGCGAGCGCGTCGAGGTGCTCCCCGACCGCATCCTCGTCTACGCGCACGACGGCGAGCAGGCTCTCGAACGGGTGACGGCCGCGGGCCTGCAGCCGCTGACCTCGCTCGTGCGCCGGTCGAGCCTTGAGGATGTCTTCCTGCGCCTGACCGGAAGGTCGCTGATCGAATGA